The following proteins come from a genomic window of Triticum aestivum cultivar Chinese Spring chromosome 6A, IWGSC CS RefSeq v2.1, whole genome shotgun sequence:
- the LOC123132256 gene encoding uncharacterized protein, with protein sequence MSGGGRGGGGEAEEVVHMEDAVKMLVEHLVKPVLPRGAIFGAAQGERHMEPDKQRAVAQQIHTAIILYNYYHRKMSPQLAFADAKRFFVCASLSAGEDLLAYLSMVHERENNPGKHVRLSVTDRAAIQACEIAEELDASKDSPDMATWPISKVAVLLLDPTRKKCLIEYSANTKGIWSIIEKEIDATAGNSHSTNQPAGQESTGKGNVGALNTPYMLRQQAYSEVERRTGMKGSNLRLLDETLAYSLSKERTTTKLFIVEYEQTMEGNLVEMCLEELISSMTGPLFANDPFPKTTSVVEYYHILPYKEILFELLHRKWPSDSPLNEQSHRHGKGSLHSVIDENVEEQDVNSTSKMQKRITKVSTPKQSKQAIAANSNQDYRTSKHKRNSKRKSEASRADVCAEGPDAEIHTIENGPPPVIIDLETSKPLTKSRNTKAAAAANRETKILQAVDKNKTQKQSRRDNVPQDVFPAEAPHVDLMKNRALEHQNMDVSEKSGGTTEYTNDQIYDSLQSIQKIRDEILRKECILQERSAQCDMDIQTILSEGKMTPKTASIIHKYKETCSDMMDVANSSSSGDGGQSITQRKGLREALLRRNSCEELDEICRGGNWIFPRYTVVPSVSDGMFHASVRLTCPEFEMSITGGPRPTAHEARCSAAANMILELHKKAEEQEQ encoded by the exons ATGTCCGGcggcggaagaggaggaggaggggaggcggaggaggtggtgcaCATGGAGGACGCGGTGAAGATGCTCGTGGAGCACCTCGTGAAGCCCGTGCTGCCGCGGGGCGCGATCTTTGGCGCCGCCCAGGGGGAGCGCCACATGGAGCCGGACAAACAGCGCGCCGTCGCGCAGCAG ATTCACACGGCCATCATCTTGTACAACTACTACCACAGGAAGATGTCGCCGCAGCTTGCTTTTGCAGACGCCAAGCGTTTTTTTGTGTGTGCTTCTCTTTCTGCTGGAGAGGATCTGCTTGCGTACTTGAGTATGGTTCATGAGCGTGAGAACAATCCTGGCAAGCATGTGAGGCTATCTGTTACTGACAGAGCAGCAATACAGGCATGTGAGATCGCTGAAGAACTCGACGCGAGCAAAGATTCTCCAGACATGGCAACGTGGCCAATATCAAAAGTTGCTGTGCTTCTTCTTGATCCGACAAGAAAAAAATGTTTGATTGAGTATAGTGCTAATACCAAGGGTATCTGGTCAATCATAGAGAAGGAAATAGATGCAACAGCTGGCAATTCACACAGTACCAACCAGCCAGCAGGCCAGGAATCAACAGGTAAAGGAAACGTGGGTGCTCTGAATACACCATATATGCTTCGTCAACAAGCCTATTCAGAGGTGGAACGTAGAACAG GTATGAAGGGCTCAAACTTGCGTCTTCTCGATGAAACTTTGGCATACTCGTTGAGTAAAGAAAGGACAACTACCAAGTTATTTATTGTGGAGTATGAGCAAACCATGGAAGGCAACCTTGTAGAAATGTGTCTAGAAGAGTTGATTAGCAG TATGACTGGTCCGCTATTTGCAAATGATCCATTTCCAAaaacaacatctgtagttgagtattatCACATTCTTCCGTATAAGGAGATTTTGTTTGAACTCCTCCACAG GAAATGGCCTTCTGATTCTCCACTGAACGAACAATCACATCGACATGGAAAAGGTTCATTGCACTCTGTAATAGATGAAAATGTGGAAGAGCAAGATGTGAATAGCACATCTAAGATGCAAAAACGAATTACAAAAGTGTCAACTCCAAAGCAAAGCAAACAAGCAATTGCTGCCAATAGCAACCAGGACTACAGGACCAGCAAGCACAAGAGAAACAGCAAAAGAAAATCTGAAGCCTCCAGGGCCGATGTCTGTGCTGAGGGTCCAGATGCTGAGATCCACACAATAGAAAATGGTCCACCTCCTGTTATTATTGATTTGGAAACTTCAAAACCCCTGACTAAGTCAAGAAATACAAAAGCTGCTGCAGCAGCAAATCGAGAAACTAAAATCCTACAAGCCG TGGATAAGAACAAAACACAGAAGCAGTCTAGACGTGACAATGTGCCCCAAGATGTCTTTCCTGCAGAG GCACCACATGTTGATCTAATGAAGAACCGTGCTTTGGAACATCAAAATATGGATGTGTCAGAAAAGTCAG GTGGCACCACTGAGTACACCAATGACCAGATATATGATTCGCTGCAATCAATTCAGAAAATACGGGATGAGATT CTTCGCAAGGAATGCATACTTCAAGAACGAAGTGCTCAGTGTGATATGGACATTCAGACAATCTTGAGTG AAGGGAAGATGACACCAAAAACTGCATCAATAATACACAAATACAAGGAAACTTGCTCAGATATGATGGATGTTGCCAATtcatcttcctccggagatggTGGCCAATCCATCACTCAGAGGAAGGGATTGAGGGAGGCACTCCTCCGACGCAATTCATGCGAG GAGCTTGATGAGATCTGCCGTGGGGGCAATTGGATATTCCCAAGATACACAGTAGTACCTTCAGTATCAGATG GAATGTTCCACGCCAGTGTACGTTTGACATGCCCTGagtttgagatgagcatcactggtGGCCCTCGTCCGACCGCACACGAGGCAAGGTGCTCAGCAGCTGCCAATATGATACTGGAGCTTCACAAGAAGGCGGAGGAGCAAGAACAGTAG